In Palaemon carinicauda isolate YSFRI2023 chromosome 21, ASM3689809v2, whole genome shotgun sequence, the following proteins share a genomic window:
- the LOC137615443 gene encoding uncharacterized protein isoform X1, whose product MEPPGSDTFIWLGKALVIIAGILLLIFLAAKFKNFVRYVIFGLIVYAESAFKVQLIYAFFGTIMSAVIISTLLTVNVSLGKYPTELFGYQCIAFIAISLMSPLFPLLCLGTLFRVIESKVFTFYVISLLVIPALSDVNAIFEKNVEKNSEYLTAMVKNLRKTQDAHSEIGSRLHESQRAIIEAEGRLIENTLLRDTAYAAAVEWSTREQQNVDSISDVCTPFIDGIYTSCRSGFDDAKDFVVDNYEGINSHVGRITTKIGKRVVCRDIKKTATEKDPCNKYKENREKLLAFALKKEESDAAKENDASESMFQFEIKGRAVLKTYTEGFEDIHKIYRNSFRLFLKIMYVVNEIISFFCEYQLLIILIGTSHTVIQFKTDKSYRNTRISRLVKKLYEDIYKTPFSQKPLIMEYIKIRYLFDLSAILAVVFYLLNLLLDNAIGEKNYAKVESHDSIIVYIFAIHLLFLTLGKEFLGNLDIIFLESLDEAMRRERARFQVEQLALETSSEKRKDFLSFLKCSSCERRITKHRWCPDKCCRRLLCQYCVCH is encoded by the exons AAGGCCCTGGTCATCATTGCTGGAATACTCTTGCTCATATTTCTTGCTGCTAAG TTCAAGAACTTTGTGAGGTACGTCATCTTTGGACTCATTGTTTATGCAG AATCAGCATTCAAGGTTCAGTTAATATACGCATTTTTCGGTACCATTATGAGTGCCGTTATAATTTCCACCCTCCTGACCGTCAACGTAAGCTTAGGAAAGTACCCAACAGAATTATTTGGTTACCAGTGCATAGCGTTCATCGCGATCTCATTAATGTCACCTCTATTCCCCTTACTTTGCCTGGGCACATTATTCAGAGTCATTGAATCAAAAGTCTTCACTTTTTACGTAATAAGCCTCCTGGTCATCCCAGCCCTATCGGATGTCAATGCTATATTcgagaagaatgtggaaaagaaCTCAGAGTATTTGACTGCCATGGTGAAAAACCTGAGGAAAACGCAAGACGCCCATTCGGAAATTGGCTCCAGACTTCACGAATCTCAAAGGGCCATAATAGAAGCAGAAGGTAGACTAATCGAGAACACTTTGCTTCGAGATACAGCTTACGCGGCAGCGGTAGAGTGGTCGACGAGGGAGCAACAGAACGTTGATTCTATAAGTGATGTTTGCACGCCATTCATTGATGGTATCTATACCTCCTGTCGGTCGGGCTTTGACGATGCTAAGGATTTCGTCGTTGATAATTACGAGGGAATAAATAGTCATGTTGGAAGAATAACTACCAAGATAGGCAAGAGAGTTGTATGTAGAGATATAAAAAAGACTGCCACTGAGAAAGATCCTTGTAATAAATACAAAGAGAACAGGGAGAAGCTGTTGGCGTTTGCTCTAAAAAAGGAGGAAAGTGACGCTGCTAAAGAAAATGACGCTTCTGAAAGCATGTTTCAGTTTGAGATCAAGGGAAGAGCTGTACTCAAGACGTATACGGAAGGTTTTGAAGACATCCACAAAATTTACAGAAATTCTTTCAGACTCTTCCTCAAAATAATGTACGTAGTTAATGAAATCATTTCATTTTTCTGCGAATATCAGCTGTTGATCATATTGATAGGTACCTCCCATACAGTGATTCAATTTAAAACGGATAAAAGTTATAGGAATACCCGTATTTCAAGGCTTGTAAAAAAACTCTATGAGGATATTTACAAGACACCATTTTCGCAAAAACCTTTAATTATGGAGTATATAAAAATCAGATACTTATTTGATTTGTCTGCCATTTTAGCCGTTGTGTTCTATTTGCTAAACCTTCTACTTGATAATGCTATAGGTGAGAAGAATTATGCCAAGGTTGAAAGTCACGATAGTATCATAGTATATATTTTTGCTATCCATCTTTTATTTTTGACATTAGGTAAAGAATTTCTTGGAAACTTGGATATCATTTTCCTCGAAAGCCTTGATGAAGCCATGAGGAGAGAGAGGGCAAGATTCCAAGTCGAGCAACTAGCGCTCGAAACTAGCAGTGAGAAGAGGAAGG